A window from Phalacrocorax carbo chromosome 20, bPhaCar2.1, whole genome shotgun sequence encodes these proteins:
- the ESPN gene encoding espin — protein MALERALLAARQGDVEALRGLRAAGLLRPGLRDALGASPAHHAARAGRLACLRYLAAEAALRGDARARNGATPAHDAAATGNLACLQWLLTQGGCGVQDTDNSGATILHLAARFGHHEVIDWLLRFGGSDPTAATDTGALPVHYAAAKGDFPSLRLLLGHCPSTLSAQTKTGATPLYLACQEGHLEIIQYLVQDCGADPHARAHDGMTPLHAAAQMGHNTVIVWLMSFTTVSLSERDAEGATAMHFAASRGHAKVLSWLLLHGGEITTDSWGGTPLHDAAENGELECCQILVVNGADLSVRDQDGYTAADLADYNGHSHCAQYLRTVENMSVEHRVLSRDPSADGECRQPDSGMSSPNTTASAPQARFEVGSPASTLSNYDSCHSSQSSTGEKRGGPPGAPTARVPEPALTDMQAYMDMLDPETRPRGRGPAVEGPPPPPPPAFPPPPPPPPTARPPPPPPGYPAPAPPAAPHTADIYVRAKNNLRHVESQALHRELASRESSPEGLHRADSTRRSRNFSKQPSTGDYYKHLGHGTAEQPGPRRMAHSEEASPISADAMRNGESKPDNELPPPPPPPPLPDAACPPPPPPPPPAETPAAPRRSSSSTGRGKALRQMKSTKSFNMMSPTGDNSELLAEIKAGKSLKPTPQSKGFTTVFSGSGQAGANAESPVSSPSPTRTPTPPATPEATGPPRCLPGGSPEPVLNGSSPVPAVGAGAAVEVEALVPSHDEQGRPIPEWKRQVMVRKLQLRMQEEEEQRRKVGGSRPGSRSPPPCRHGPPARRGTLGPTGQPMQEEDVQHLERQLGSLRVMHKVQPVQPLPERLKEELLPLLPLPAAPVPQHSALACKDPPAHGRQPAALPRSVTAPPAALRGQEGPRSRGAVGSPSAQHDAQREILGCGVCVRSLKANYEGPVGAPTPLPRVTKRKRAQSPSSTRQPVLEEEYRDGALRSSQPAPLELSSPRESTKACKERTVSLFLEHWKKRALAAVPGEERPRWPGRRRPAVGRLLARWRSVAHRVPGRQIRRLSRAAVLYWPQHFLPRVSGSPMPHDSLPLDLFMLGYFQLLEMPLSPEERRFRHLLCYEMFDRLGSHSWHHVRHFHRVVLERVEAGHYSWLDGFEDLVQEFFGDGPAMVAESLPEPPTVAPGVEQAAVPVPVPELGEFSEEDVCRFIDRSFSFWKEKEAEMSDT, from the exons aTGGCGCTGGAGCGGGCGCTGCTGGCGGCGCGGCAGGGCGACGTGGAGGcgctgcgggggctgcgggcggctGGGCTGCTCCGTCCGGGGCTGCGGGACGCCCTGGGCGCCTCCCCCGCACACCACGCCGCCCGCGCCGGCCGCCTCGCCTGCCTCCGGTACCTGGCGGCCGAGGCCGCGCTCCGCGGGGACGCGCGGGCGCGCAACGGGGCCACGCCGGCCCACGACGCTGCCGCCACCGGCAACCTCGCCTGTCTCCAGTGGctgctcacgcaggggggcTGCGGTGTGCAG GACACAGACAACTCCGGTGCCACCATCTTACACCTTGCAGCCCGCTTCGGTCACCACGAGGTGATTGACTGGCTCCTCCGCTTCGGGGGCAGCGACCCCACGGCAGCCACTGACACAGGAGCGCTGCCTGTCCACTACGCCGCGGCCAAAGGGGATTTCCCTTCCCTGCGACTCCTCTTGGGACACTGCCCCAG CACGCTGAGTGCCCAGACCAAGACGGGGGCCACCCCGCTGTACCTTGCCTGCCAGGAGGGCCACCTGGAGATCATCCAGTACCTGGTGCAGGACTGCGGGGCTGACCCCCACGCGCGCGCCCATGACGGCATGACCCCGCTGCACGCCGCCGCCCAGATGGGCCACAACACTGTCATCGTCTGGCTG ATGAGCTTCACGACGGTGAGTCTGTCGGAGCGGGATGCTGAGGGGGCCACGGCCATGCACTTCGCTGCCAGCCGTGGCCATGCCAAGGTgctgagctggctgctgcttcaCGGTGGGGAGATCACCACCGACAGCTGGGGCGGCACGCCACTGCACGACGCTGCCGAGAATGGCGAGCTGGAG tgctgccagaTCCTGGTGGTGAACGGTGCTGACCTCAGCGTCCGTGACCAGGACGGTTACACGGCGGCCGACCTCGCTGACTACAACGGCCACAGCCACTGCGCGCAGTACCTGCGCACCGTGGAGAACATG AGTGTGGAGCACCGCGTGCTGTCACGAGACCCCTCGGCAGACGGGGAGTGCCGGCAGCCCGACTCGGGCATGTCATCACCCAACACCACAGCGTCGGCGCCCCAGGCGCGCTTCGAGGTGGgctcccctgccagcacccTCTCCAACTACGACTCCTGCCACTCCAGCCAGTCCAGCACCGGGGAGAAGAGGGGTGGCCCCCCAGGGGCCCCCACCGCCC gggtgccggagccagcGCTGACGGACATGCAGGCGTACATGGACATGCTGGACCCTGAGAcgcggccgcggggccgggggccggcaGTCGAGggcccaccaccaccaccaccccctgccttccccccaccgccgcccccgcctcccaccgcccggccgcccccaccaccccctggCTACCCTGCGCCTGcaccccctgctgccccccacaCCGCCGACATCTATGTGCGGGCCAAGAACAACCTGCGGCATGTGGAGAGCCAGGCGCTGCACCGAGAG CTGGCGTCGCGCGAGAGCAGCCCCGAGGGCCTGCACCGGGCTGACTCCACCAGGCGGTCGAGGAATTTCAGCAAGCAGCCGAGCACCGGCGACTACTACAagcacctggggcacggcacgGCTGAGCAGCCCGGCCCGCGGCGAATGGCGCACAGCGAGGAG GCATCGCCCATCTCGGCGGACGCGATGCGCAATGGGGAGAGCAAGCCCGACAACGAGCTGCCGCcacccccgccacccccgccaCTGCCCGATGCTGCCTGCCCGccacccccgccgccgcccccgccggccgagacccccgccgccccccgtcgctcttcctcctccacgGGAA GAGGAAAGGCGCTCAGGCAGATGAAGA gcacCAAGTCCTTCAACATGATGTCCCCCACCGGTGACAACTCGGAGCTGCTGGCCGAGATCAAGGCTGGGAAGAGCCTCAAGCCAACGCCGCAGAGCAAAGGCTTCACTACTGTCTTCTCCGGCAGCGGCCAGGCAGGGGCCAAC gcAGAGTCTCCGGTATCCTCCCCATCACCCACCAGGACGCCCACCCCACCAGCCACCCCTGAGGCAACCGGGCCGCCACGCTGCCTGCCAGGGGGCTCGCCAGAGCCGGTGCTGAATGGGAGCTCACCAGTGCcagcagtgggtgctggggcagcgGTGGAGGTGGAGGCGCTGGTGCCGAGCCACGACGAGCAGGGCCGGCCCATCCCTGAGTGGAAGCGGCAGGTGATGGTGCGCAAGCTGCAGCTCCGcatgcaggaggaagaggagcagcgGCGCAAGGTAGGAGGGTCCCGC CCCGGGAGCCGCTCGCCACCCCCGTGCCGGCACGGGCCACCTGCCCGCAGAGGCACGCTGGGACCCACTGGGCAGCCAATGCAGGAGGAGGACGTGCAGCACCTGGagaggcagctggggagcctGCGGGTGATGCACAAGGTGCAGCCAGTGCAGCCGCTGCCAGAGCGGCtgaaggaggagctgctgccactcctgccgctgcctgccgcCCCTGTGCCCCAGCACTCTGCCCTCGCCTGCAAGGACCCACCCGCGCACGGCAGGCAGCCAGCCGCACTGCCCAGGAGCGTGACCGCACCACCGGCCGCCCTGAGGGGCCAGGAGGGCCCCAGGTCGAGGGGAGCAGTGGGAAGCCCCAGTGCCCAGCATGATGCCCAGCGTGAGATCCTGGGCTGCGGCGTCTGCGTCCGCAGCCTCAAGGCCAACTACGAGGGGCCAGTGGGggcccccacacccctccccaGGGTCACCAAGCGCAAGCGGGCTCagtcccccagcagcacccgcCAGCCAGTCCTGGAGGAGGAGTACAGGGATGGGGCACTGCGGAGCAGCCAGCCGGCACCGCTGGAGCTGAGCAGCCCACGGGAGAGCACCAAGGCATGCAAGGAACGCACCGTCTCCCTCTTCTTGGAGCACTGGAAGAAGCGGGCACTGGCGGCAGTGCCGGGCGAGGAGCGGCCGCGGTGGCCAGGAAGGCGGCGGCCAGCGGTGGGGCGGCTGCTGGCCCGCTGGAGGAGCGTTGCCCACCGGGTGCCGGGGCGGCAGATCCGGCGGCTGAGCCGCGCTGCAGTGCTGTACTGGCCCCAGCACTTCCTGCCCCGCGTCAGCGGCTCACCCATGCCCCACGACAGCCTCCCGCTTGACCTCTTCATGCTGGGCTACTTCCAGCTGCTGGAGATGCCGCTCAGCCCTGAGGAGCGGCGCTTCCGCCACCTCCTTTGCTATGAGATGTTTGACCGCTTGGGCAGCCACAGTTGGCATCACGTCCGCCACTTCCACCGCGTCGTGCTGGAGCGGGTTGAGGCCGGCCACTACTCCTGGCTCGATGGCTTTGAGGATCTTGTGCAGGAATTTTTTGGAGATGGCCCCGCCATGGTGGCGGAGAGCCTGCCAGAACCCCCTACTGTGGCCCCGGGAGTGGAGCAGGCGGcagtgccggtgccggtgccagAGCTGG
- the ACOT7 gene encoding cytosolic acyl coenzyme A thioester hydrolase isoform X2: MSERGAAGPGPAAIQVSRIMRPDDANVAGNVHGGTILKMIEEAGAIISTRHCNSQAGEPCVAALARVERTDFLSPVCIGEVANVSAEITYTSRHSVEVQVNVMSENILTGAKKVTNKATLWYVPLSLKNVNKVLEVPPIQYARKEMEDEGRKRYEEQKLDRLETKQRNGDMILPVINPEPHTVGYSQSSLIHLVGPSDCTLLGFVHGGVTMKLMDEVAGIVAARHCKTNIVTASVDAINFHEKIKKGCVITISGRMTFTSNKSMEIEVFVDADPFVDEPRERYRAVSAFFTYVSLSKEGKPLPVPQLLTETEDEKRRFEEGKGRYLQTKAKRQAQMQQAARQ, translated from the exons ATGTCGGAGCGGGGGGCCGCGGGCCCGGGGCCCGCCGCCATCCAGGTGTCCAG GATCATGCGCCCGGACGATGCCAATGTCGCAGGGAATGTCCACGGGGGAACCATCCTGAAGATGATCGAGGAGGCGGGAGCCATCATCAGCACCCGCCACTGCAACTCCCAGGCCGGG GAGCCCTGCGTGGCCGCGCTGGCGCGGGTGGAACGGACGGACTTCCTCTCCCCGGTGTGCATCGGCGAGGTGGCCAACGTCAGCGCTGAGATCACCTACACTTCCCGGCACTCCGTGGAGGTCCAGGTCAACGTcatgtctgaaaatattttaacag gggCGAAGAAGGTAACGAACAAGGCGACGCTGTGGTATGTGCCGCTGTCCCTGAAGAACGTGAACAAGGTCCTTGAGGTTCCCCCCATCCAG TACGCAAGAAAGGAGATGGAGGATGAGGGGAGAAAGCGTTACGAGGAGCAAAAGCTGGATCGGCTGGAAACTAAGCAGAGAAATGGTGACATGATCTTGCCCGTCATCAATCCAG AGCCGCACACCGTTGGCTACAGCCAGTCCAGCCTGATCCACCTGGTGGGGCCGTCGGACTGCACGCTGCTGGGCTTCGTGCATGGAG GTGTCACCATGAAGCTCATGGATGAGGTTGCCGGGATTGTGGCCGCCCGCCACTGCAAGACCAACATTGTCACTGCCTCGGTGGATGCCATCAACTTCCATGAGAAGATCAAAAAAG GCTGCGTCATCACCATTTCGGGGCGCATGACCTTCACTAGCAATAAGTCCATGGAAATCGAAGTCTTTGTGGATGCTGACCCGTTTGTGGATGAGCCTCGGGAGCGGTACCGTGCTGTCAGCGCCTTCTTCACCTATGTCTCCCTGAGCAAGGAGGGGAAGCCCCTGCCTGTCCCGCAGCTGCTG ACTGAGACGGAGGACGAGAAGCGGCGCTttgaggaagggaagggcaggTACCTCCAGACGAAAGCCAAGCGGCAGGCGCAGATGCAGCAGGCTGCCCGGCAGTGA
- the ACOT7 gene encoding cytosolic acyl coenzyme A thioester hydrolase isoform X1, with protein MSERGAAGPGPAAIQVSRIMRPDDANVAGNVHGGTILKMIEEAGAIISTRHCNSQAGEPCVAALARVERTDFLSPVCIGEVANVSAEITYTSRHSVEVQVNVMSENILTGAKKVTNKATLWYVPLSLKNVNKVLEVPPIQYARKEMEDEGRKRYEEQKLDRLETKQRNGDMILPVINPDRQTKEPHTVGYSQSSLIHLVGPSDCTLLGFVHGGVTMKLMDEVAGIVAARHCKTNIVTASVDAINFHEKIKKGCVITISGRMTFTSNKSMEIEVFVDADPFVDEPRERYRAVSAFFTYVSLSKEGKPLPVPQLLTETEDEKRRFEEGKGRYLQTKAKRQAQMQQAARQ; from the exons ATGTCGGAGCGGGGGGCCGCGGGCCCGGGGCCCGCCGCCATCCAGGTGTCCAG GATCATGCGCCCGGACGATGCCAATGTCGCAGGGAATGTCCACGGGGGAACCATCCTGAAGATGATCGAGGAGGCGGGAGCCATCATCAGCACCCGCCACTGCAACTCCCAGGCCGGG GAGCCCTGCGTGGCCGCGCTGGCGCGGGTGGAACGGACGGACTTCCTCTCCCCGGTGTGCATCGGCGAGGTGGCCAACGTCAGCGCTGAGATCACCTACACTTCCCGGCACTCCGTGGAGGTCCAGGTCAACGTcatgtctgaaaatattttaacag gggCGAAGAAGGTAACGAACAAGGCGACGCTGTGGTATGTGCCGCTGTCCCTGAAGAACGTGAACAAGGTCCTTGAGGTTCCCCCCATCCAG TACGCAAGAAAGGAGATGGAGGATGAGGGGAGAAAGCGTTACGAGGAGCAAAAGCTGGATCGGCTGGAAACTAAGCAGAGAAATGGTGACATGATCTTGCCCGTCATCAATCCAG ATAGGCAGACGAAAG AGCCGCACACCGTTGGCTACAGCCAGTCCAGCCTGATCCACCTGGTGGGGCCGTCGGACTGCACGCTGCTGGGCTTCGTGCATGGAG GTGTCACCATGAAGCTCATGGATGAGGTTGCCGGGATTGTGGCCGCCCGCCACTGCAAGACCAACATTGTCACTGCCTCGGTGGATGCCATCAACTTCCATGAGAAGATCAAAAAAG GCTGCGTCATCACCATTTCGGGGCGCATGACCTTCACTAGCAATAAGTCCATGGAAATCGAAGTCTTTGTGGATGCTGACCCGTTTGTGGATGAGCCTCGGGAGCGGTACCGTGCTGTCAGCGCCTTCTTCACCTATGTCTCCCTGAGCAAGGAGGGGAAGCCCCTGCCTGTCCCGCAGCTGCTG ACTGAGACGGAGGACGAGAAGCGGCGCTttgaggaagggaagggcaggTACCTCCAGACGAAAGCCAAGCGGCAGGCGCAGATGCAGCAGGCTGCCCGGCAGTGA
- the ACOT7 gene encoding cytosolic acyl coenzyme A thioester hydrolase isoform X3, with product MARQLVRIMRPDDANVAGNVHGGTILKMIEEAGAIISTRHCNSQAGEPCVAALARVERTDFLSPVCIGEVANVSAEITYTSRHSVEVQVNVMSENILTGAKKVTNKATLWYVPLSLKNVNKVLEVPPIQYARKEMEDEGRKRYEEQKLDRLETKQRNGDMILPVINPDRQTKEPHTVGYSQSSLIHLVGPSDCTLLGFVHGGVTMKLMDEVAGIVAARHCKTNIVTASVDAINFHEKIKKGCVITISGRMTFTSNKSMEIEVFVDADPFVDEPRERYRAVSAFFTYVSLSKEGKPLPVPQLLTETEDEKRRFEEGKGRYLQTKAKRQAQMQQAARQ from the exons ATGGCTCGGCAGCTCGTACG GATCATGCGCCCGGACGATGCCAATGTCGCAGGGAATGTCCACGGGGGAACCATCCTGAAGATGATCGAGGAGGCGGGAGCCATCATCAGCACCCGCCACTGCAACTCCCAGGCCGGG GAGCCCTGCGTGGCCGCGCTGGCGCGGGTGGAACGGACGGACTTCCTCTCCCCGGTGTGCATCGGCGAGGTGGCCAACGTCAGCGCTGAGATCACCTACACTTCCCGGCACTCCGTGGAGGTCCAGGTCAACGTcatgtctgaaaatattttaacag gggCGAAGAAGGTAACGAACAAGGCGACGCTGTGGTATGTGCCGCTGTCCCTGAAGAACGTGAACAAGGTCCTTGAGGTTCCCCCCATCCAG TACGCAAGAAAGGAGATGGAGGATGAGGGGAGAAAGCGTTACGAGGAGCAAAAGCTGGATCGGCTGGAAACTAAGCAGAGAAATGGTGACATGATCTTGCCCGTCATCAATCCAG ATAGGCAGACGAAAG AGCCGCACACCGTTGGCTACAGCCAGTCCAGCCTGATCCACCTGGTGGGGCCGTCGGACTGCACGCTGCTGGGCTTCGTGCATGGAG GTGTCACCATGAAGCTCATGGATGAGGTTGCCGGGATTGTGGCCGCCCGCCACTGCAAGACCAACATTGTCACTGCCTCGGTGGATGCCATCAACTTCCATGAGAAGATCAAAAAAG GCTGCGTCATCACCATTTCGGGGCGCATGACCTTCACTAGCAATAAGTCCATGGAAATCGAAGTCTTTGTGGATGCTGACCCGTTTGTGGATGAGCCTCGGGAGCGGTACCGTGCTGTCAGCGCCTTCTTCACCTATGTCTCCCTGAGCAAGGAGGGGAAGCCCCTGCCTGTCCCGCAGCTGCTG ACTGAGACGGAGGACGAGAAGCGGCGCTttgaggaagggaagggcaggTACCTCCAGACGAAAGCCAAGCGGCAGGCGCAGATGCAGCAGGCTGCCCGGCAGTGA
- the ACOT7 gene encoding cytosolic acyl coenzyme A thioester hydrolase isoform X4, whose amino-acid sequence MARQLVRIMRPDDANVAGNVHGGTILKMIEEAGAIISTRHCNSQAGEPCVAALARVERTDFLSPVCIGEVANVSAEITYTSRHSVEVQVNVMSENILTGAKKVTNKATLWYVPLSLKNVNKVLEVPPIQYARKEMEDEGRKRYEEQKLDRLETKQRNGDMILPVINPEPHTVGYSQSSLIHLVGPSDCTLLGFVHGGVTMKLMDEVAGIVAARHCKTNIVTASVDAINFHEKIKKGCVITISGRMTFTSNKSMEIEVFVDADPFVDEPRERYRAVSAFFTYVSLSKEGKPLPVPQLLTETEDEKRRFEEGKGRYLQTKAKRQAQMQQAARQ is encoded by the exons ATGGCTCGGCAGCTCGTACG GATCATGCGCCCGGACGATGCCAATGTCGCAGGGAATGTCCACGGGGGAACCATCCTGAAGATGATCGAGGAGGCGGGAGCCATCATCAGCACCCGCCACTGCAACTCCCAGGCCGGG GAGCCCTGCGTGGCCGCGCTGGCGCGGGTGGAACGGACGGACTTCCTCTCCCCGGTGTGCATCGGCGAGGTGGCCAACGTCAGCGCTGAGATCACCTACACTTCCCGGCACTCCGTGGAGGTCCAGGTCAACGTcatgtctgaaaatattttaacag gggCGAAGAAGGTAACGAACAAGGCGACGCTGTGGTATGTGCCGCTGTCCCTGAAGAACGTGAACAAGGTCCTTGAGGTTCCCCCCATCCAG TACGCAAGAAAGGAGATGGAGGATGAGGGGAGAAAGCGTTACGAGGAGCAAAAGCTGGATCGGCTGGAAACTAAGCAGAGAAATGGTGACATGATCTTGCCCGTCATCAATCCAG AGCCGCACACCGTTGGCTACAGCCAGTCCAGCCTGATCCACCTGGTGGGGCCGTCGGACTGCACGCTGCTGGGCTTCGTGCATGGAG GTGTCACCATGAAGCTCATGGATGAGGTTGCCGGGATTGTGGCCGCCCGCCACTGCAAGACCAACATTGTCACTGCCTCGGTGGATGCCATCAACTTCCATGAGAAGATCAAAAAAG GCTGCGTCATCACCATTTCGGGGCGCATGACCTTCACTAGCAATAAGTCCATGGAAATCGAAGTCTTTGTGGATGCTGACCCGTTTGTGGATGAGCCTCGGGAGCGGTACCGTGCTGTCAGCGCCTTCTTCACCTATGTCTCCCTGAGCAAGGAGGGGAAGCCCCTGCCTGTCCCGCAGCTGCTG ACTGAGACGGAGGACGAGAAGCGGCGCTttgaggaagggaagggcaggTACCTCCAGACGAAAGCCAAGCGGCAGGCGCAGATGCAGCAGGCTGCCCGGCAGTGA
- the ICMT gene encoding protein-S-isoprenylcysteine O-methyltransferase, whose product MAAAAAGAGPRRGRLGREARASLAAFLLGASVAALPVALGSPSALLAAPGLRGRLALALHVAGVNAALLLLYPRPLYKIAVRACFLGFAFGCGLLLSAGRSAWRHFGWYMCSLSLFHYSEYLVTAINNPRSLSLDSFLLNHSFEYNLAALSSWVEFTLEKLLFPELKQITWLSTVGLLMVIFGDCLRKAAMLTAGSNFNHIVQNEKSDTHTLVTSGVYGWFRHPSYVGWFYWSIGTQVLLCNPICVVGYALASWRFFRERIEEEEITLIHFFGEEYLEYKRKVPSGLPFIKGVKVEL is encoded by the exons atggcggcggcggcggcgggtgcgggtccgcggcgggggcggctgggcCGGGAGGCCCGCGCCAGCCTGGCCGCCTTCCTGCTGGGCGCCTCGGTGGCGGCGCTGCCGGTGGCGCTGGGCTCCCCTTCCGCCCTGCTGGCTGCCCCCGGTCTGCGCGGCCGCCTGGCACTCGCCCTGCACGTGGCGGGGGTCAACgcggcgctgctgctgctctacCCGCGGCCGCTGTACAAG ATCGCCGTCCGGGCCTGCTTCCTGGGCTTCGCCTTCGGCTGCGGGCTGCTGCTCAGCGCCGGCCGCTCCGCCTGGCGCCACTTCGGATG GTACATgtgctccctctccctcttccacTACTCGGAGTACCTGGTGACGGCCATCAACAACCCACGCAGCCTTTCGCTGGACTCCTTCCTTCTCAACCACAGCTTCGAGTACAACCTGGCCGCCCTCTCCTCCTGGGTGGAGTTCACGCTGGAGAAGCTCCTCTTTCCAG AGCTGAAGCAGATCACCTGGCTGAGTACTGTAGGGTTGTTGATGGTGATCTTTGGGGATTGTCTGAGGAAAGCGGCCATGCTCACAGCTGGCTCCAACTTCAACCATATTGTTCAGAATGAGAAATCGGATACTCATACTTTGGTGACAAGTGGGGTGTATGGGTGGTTCCGGCACCCGTCTTACGTGGGATGGTTTTACTGGAGTATTGGAACACAG GTGTTGCTCTGCAATCCCATCTGCGTGGTGGGATATGCACTGGCATCCTGGCGCTTCTTCAGGGAGCGgattgaggaggaggagatcaCGCTTATTCACTTCTTCGGAGAAGAGTATCTGGAGTACAAAAGGAAGGTGCCATCGGGTCTCCCTTTTATTAAAGGAGTCAAAGTGGAACTGTAA